TTCTTCGAACGGTTACGTATGATCAAGATACAGTTGTTTTTGCTCCGCCTCTTATTCTATCAAAAGTAGAATTGGACGAAATGCTACGTATATTAGACGAAACGTTTGAATATATACGTAAAACTATCGTTGAAATATAAATTCAATAACTTTATAAAGGAGGAGTAATATGACAACAGTTGTTAGAGAGGTACGAGAACAATTTAATCCAGCGAGACCAACCCAATGTATTGGCACTGTAGAACTTTTAACACTAAATGAAACGAAAGCAGTTGTTACTGCTGCTCATAATGCATTTGAAGGCTGGAAAAATACATCGTCTATAGCACGTGGAGAGGTTTTACGACTAACAGCGGATCTGCTTGAAAAAAATATAGATCAAGTAGCTGAAATAGCTTCATGTGAAATGGGCAAAACGAAAAGTGAAATGCTCGGAGAAGTGAAACGAGGGGCTTCCATTTTGCGTTATTTTGCCCAAGAAGGGATGCGTGCTGTAGGTGAGGTGTTACCTTCTGCCAATGAATCAAAGATATTATACACAATGCGTGTGCCACTCGGTGTAGTTGCGGCGATCACTCCTTGGAATTTTCCTGTTGCCATTCCACTGTGGAAGATTGCTCCGGCATTAGTATATGGCAATACAGTTGTTTGGAAGCCATCTATTGAAGCAGCTTTAACCGGAAAATTAATAGGAGAATTATTTCAACGGGCAGGTTTACCAGAAAACGTGTTACATGTAGTCCAAGGTCGTGGCTCAAAGGTTGGGCAGGTTTTATTGGAGGCACCTGAAGTAAAGGCGATTACATTTACTGGTTCAAATAATGTCGGGCAAAGTATTTTAGATACTGCTGGATCAACGAATAAAAAAATTCAACTGGAGCTTGGAGGCAAAAATGCAGCCATCATTTTAGCGGATGCGAATATCAAACAAGCTGCAAAACTAACGATAGAAGGTGCTATGAAGCAAACAGGACAGCGTTGTACAGCGACTAGTCGAGTGTATATTGAGGAAGCGATTTATGAAGAAGTGCTCCAGCAGTTAATAGAAGAGGCTAAAAAAATAGAGGTTGGCGTAACAATGGGTCCTGTATCCTCAAAGGGGCAATATGAATCTATTTTAGCTGCTATTGAAAAAGCACAACTAGATGGAGCTGAGCTTATATTTGGTGGTGGTCCAACTCAAGGTATGAAAGAGGGGTATTACATCGATCCAACCATTTTTACAAATGTAACACATGATATGGCGATTGCCCGTGAAGAAATATTTGGCCCCGTACTAGCTGTTATAAAGGTTAAGGATTATGAAGAGGCGATTCGCTTATCGAATGATTCCGATTTTGGATTAAGTGCTTCGATCTATACTACTAATATTCCAAAAGCTTTTGATTTTATTAATCGCAGTGAAGTGGGACTTGTACAGGTGAACGATGAAACAGGAGGAGCCGAGCCCCAAGCGCCATTTGGAGGAATGAAAAACTCAAGTACCGGTGCCCGTGAGCAGGGGCAGGCGGCGAAGGAATTTTTTACAACCTTCAAAACAATTACAATTGGTACAAAAGTTGAATAAAAACCTAACTCATCTTGAAATTTAATAGCATGGCAGCCAAACAAAAACACATTCTATATGCCTCAGTGTAATGATCTAGGATTTTTCTCATAGTGATTGCTATTTTTTGAGGAAATCTAGCGGCATTCACTTGAGGCATTATCTTCATCAAAGAGGATTTATTATGAAGAATTTTTGTGTATTTCATCAAACCAAGTAAACGAAAGAAGGTATAACTATGGCACAAAGTCGTTTAGCAATTGATGTTGGTGGAACGTTTACGGATGTATTTGTTTTTAATGAAGAGACGGGAGACGTTTTTGTAACAAAAACATCTTCAACACCTTCAAATCCAGAGCAAGGAATTTTACATGGTGTTGAAAAAGCAGGGTTAGATGGGAAGAATATTAAAATTTTTTCTCATGGTACAACCGTTGGAACGAATGCCTTAATTGAACGAAAGCTTCCGAAAACAGCCCTGATAACGACAAAGGGTTTTAGGGATGTTATCGAAATACGCCGTGGGACGAAGGAAGATATTTGGGATACGTACAAGGACACTGCTAGGCCCTATATTCAGCGGAGAGATCGGTTTGAAGTAGGAGAACGCATAGATTATGAAGGGAACATTATTCAAGCTATTGATGAAGAGGAGGTTCGGATTTTAGCCAAGAAATTAAAGCGTAGAGGTACACAGTCTATTGCTGTTTGCTTCCTCAATGCCTACGTCAACGGAGAGAATGAGCTGAAAGTCAAAAAAATTTTAAAAGAGGAACTACCGGATGTCTATGTTTGTATTTCAAGCGAGGTACTTCCTGAAATTTTCGAGCATGAGCGGATGAGCACTACGATTATCAACGCAGTTCTCGGACCAATTATGAGTAAATACATCAGTAAGTTAAGCAATGAAATGCAGAAAAAGGGCTATGAGGAAGAAATTTTGGTGTTACATTCTGGTGGTGGTGTCATGACTTCAAGTACGGTTCCACGTTATGCGGCTAGGCTAGCAAGCTCAGGGATAGCAGCTGGTGCCATTGCCAGTAAGCATATCGCAAAGCTGTGTGGATTTGACAATGCAATCGGCTTAGATATGGGTGGTACAAGTACAGATATTTCACTTATGTATAAGGGTGATATTCGCATTACAAAGGAATGGTCAATAGAATATGGTTATCCAATTGGTTTTCCAAGTATTGAAATACTAACAATAGGAGCAGGGGGTGGTAGCCTTGCATGGAAGGATGAGGGGGGCTCTTTACGTAATGGACCTCAAAGTGCAGGTGCAGCTCCAGGTCCAGCCTGCTATGGACGAGGGGGAACAGAACCAACGAACTCAGATGCAAATTTAGTATTAGGGCGTCTTGGCGTGGATTTATTGGATGGTACGATGCAATTAAACAAAGAAGCGGCAAGAGAAGCTGTGAAAAAAATAGCAAGCGCTTTCAATCAAACGATAGAGGAAGCAGCAAGCGCAATTATAGAAGTTGCAAATGCCAATATGAGCGATGCTGTAAGATTAATATCTGTTCGTAGAGGCTATGATCCACGAGATTTTGCACTTGTTGCTTTTGGTGGTGCAGGGCCATTACATGGTGCCTATTTGGCAAAGGATTTAAACATTCCGAAAGTTATTATTCCTACTCATCCAGGTGTAGCTGCTGCAATGGGCTGCCTACTTGTAGATGTTCGACATGATATTTCTAAAACGTATGTGAAGAAACTTGAGGAGGTAACTGCAGAAGAGCTGACAAAGCAATTTGGTGCATTACGTAAAGAAGCAGCAACATTATTAGAAGAGGAAGGGATAGCAGAAAGTACCTCATCCTTGACGAATTATATAGATCTCCGTTATAAGGGGCAATGGCGATCTCTTGCTGTACTTGTAGCAGATGAAATAACTTCTCTAGATGTTATACTAGAAGCCTTTCATCAAGAGCATGAACGAGAATTTGCATTTTCCGATAAGGAGCAAGCTGTTGAAATTTTTGGTCTACGTGTTACGGCGATTGGAACAGTACCAAAGCCTGATTTTCCACAATATGTACCTGAGGGCTCCTTAGAAGATGCATTCAAGGAAACTCGCTCTGTTTTTTTTGAGGGTAAATATTTTGAAACAAACGTATACTATCGCGATAAAATACCAGTTTACACACAATTTGCTGGTCCAGCCATCATCGATCAACTCGACACAACGACTGTTATTCCACCTGGTTTTACAGCAGAGGTTGATGCATATAGAAATATCATTATTACGGTGAACTAATATTCGATAGGGAGGAATTGAGTGATGAGTACAACGAATTTAGAGACACCTCATAGGGTTCAAAATTTAGACCCAGTAACATTTGAAGTGTTAAAAAACGGTTTTGTAAACTTAGTTGATCAAATGGCTGAACAAATGCTGCGTACATGCTATTCGTTTGTTATCTATAATCGAGACTTCAGCTGTGCATTATGTGATGCACAGGGAAATACAGTAATGCAGGGAACCCAAGATATTTCAGTACATGTCGGGACATTACATTTAACCGCAAAAGCTGTCTTAGAGGATTTCGCTGATGATATTCATCCTGGCGATGTATTTCTAGTGAATGATCCTTATCGTGGTGGCACACATTTTAGCGATGTTCGTGTCATTTTACCAGTATTTCATGATGAAAAATTAATTGCCCTTATGCAAACGAATGGACACTGGGCAGATGTCGGTGGCTCTAATCCAGGTTCCTTTGATATTACTGCAAAGGAGCATTACGGAGAAGGATTGCGGATTCCACCTGTACGCATATATAGTAAAGGTCAATATTTATCAGATGTTGTGAAAATCATTGTCATGAATATGCGGATACCAGAAGAGCGGATAGGAGATTTACGTTCTCAGGTGGAAGCAGCAAAAGTTGGGGAGAAGCAGCTCAAGGAAATGATTGAAAAGTACGGCATAGATACAGTACTAGTGGCCTTTGAAGAGGTGCAAAATTATGTTGAACGATTAATGAAAGCGAAAATAAAAGCTTTACCCAAAGGCCAATGGGAAACAGTGGACTATATCGACATGGATCCACAAGTAGGAGATGGCCTTATCCCAATCCATGTAAAAATGACCATTACTGAGAGTGAAATAGCGTATGATTTAAGTAACTCTCATCCTTATATAAGCTGCTTTTTAAATGCGGGATTTGGCTCAGCCCTTTCTGGTACTTATGCAGGCACTAAAACATTCTTCCCGGATATCCCCCTAAATTCAGGATTCTATAGAGTTGTGAAAATTTATCTTCCTGAAAACTCTGTCGTTAACGCTCCTAGCCCAGTTGCCGTCTCTGGCTATTGTTCTGGAGCGTTTGAGAAAATTATGAATGCTTGCTTCGAATTATGGTCAAACATTATGCCTGAACGCGCTATCGCATGTTCATTTAATTTAGAGTATTTATTAATAGGTGGGTATGATCAGCGTCAGGATAGTAGTGAATATTTTATGTGGTATGACTGGATGGCTGGCGGGCATGGGGGGCGTATTGATCGTGATGGTGCTAATACAACCTCACCAGTGTTTGGAGTAGGGCTAAGTGTACAGCCATGTGAGGGACAAGAGCGATTGTCACCAGTTATTACAACAAAGCACAAAATTATAATAGATTCTGCAGGCCCAGGTAAGTACCGTGGTGGTTGTGGTGTCGAGAAGGGAGGCATTTTAACAAATGTTAACCAAACCGTGATGTCCTATTGCTGTGATCGCTCACGCTCTATTACATGGGGAATTATGGGCGGCTTACCCTCTATCGCACAGGGAGCTATTTTAAACCCAGGTAAAAAGGATGAAACATTTTTAGGTACAATTTTCTCCAATATCGAACTGAAAAAAGGAGACTCCTTTACTCGTCCTTCGGCTGGTGGAGGGGGCTTAGGGGACCCGTTAGCACGAGATATAAATGCTGTATTAGAGGATGTTATTGATGAATATGTTTCAATTGAGCGTGCGAAGCTTGATTATGGTGTTGTGATCCATGAAATTGATCGTGATATCGATGCGTTTGAAGTAGATATAGCTGCCACATTAAAAGAACGCGACTATATTCGCCAAAATCGTCATAGATGGCTAGAGACAAATCCTCTTCTAGTGGAGCAGATGTATAATAATGGAGAAATTAATCAAATGGATGTTATCCGAAGATATGGCGTTGTGATGGATTATCAAACAAATAAAGCATTACCAATTTCAACAGAGCAATACAGAGAGTCAATGAAGAAACGCTCTTTAGCCTTTTGGTAAACAACTATAGAGAGTAGTTTAGGCTACTCTCTAGTGCATTTCGTATGAATATATAAATAAGTTTATTTATTAAAACGATTTATCTTAAAAAGGGATAAATCCTGCTTGCTTTGTCCATTTAGTGTTAACTCTGTGAGTACTTCACCAACTGCACTGCTGAATTTAAAGCCATGCCCAGAAAAGCCCGCTGCTACGATAATGTTTTGATGCTCAGGTAAAAAGTCGATAATAAAGTCTTCATCTGGTGTCATAGAATACTTGCATGTTTTTCCATAATTTAACGCCCCGTGCTGTGGCATAAATTGCTGAATAAAGTTAAGTAAGTCAATGGAATCCTGTTCGTCAAACGGACGAAGCGGATCATTTGGATTGATTGCCTCGCCACCATCATGGCGACCAAGCTTTAGTCCAACACCATCAATACTTGGAAATCCATAGTATGTGGAATCTTCCAATTCAAAACAATAGGCTGGAAATACATTTTCACCATAGAGCTGTTCATCTGCTTCAAACCAAGCAAAGGTTTTTCTAGTAGGTGTAACAGGGATAGGAATGCCCATTGTTTGTAATAGCTCCGTGATCCAAGCACCAGCAGTGACAATCAACTGCTTCGACTCGTAAATATTATTTTCGGTTTGTACCTTTACAATGCTTCCCGCTTGAATAGACTGTACTTTTTCATTCGTATGTAATGCTGCTCCTGCCTCCATTGCTAATTTTTTATAGGCATGAATGCAGGCCTCTACACGAAGAACACCAGCAGTTGGCTCAAAGCAAGCAACAAAGTTTTCGGGGACAAATAATCCTGGCCATTTTTTCATAGCTGTATCGGCAGAATATTGTTCTAGTGCTAAGTCATAAAGCTCGGCACTAGCTTTTACATTTTTAATAAAAGAATGACTTGGCTCTCCTACATTCACAACCCCTGTTTGTAGAAATAGGGATTCATTTGATAAAGCTTCTAATTCCCTCCATAATTCACCTGCTCTTTTGACAAAAGGTACATAACTAGCCCCCTCACCATAGGCAAAGCGAATAATTCTTGTTTCTCCATGATGGCTGCCTTCTTCATGTGGAGGATTAAGGGCATCAATCATCAGAACATTTTTTCCTGCCTTTGCTAAATAATAGCCCGTTGCCATACCCATCGAGCCAGCCCCAATGATTATCACATCATATATCATATAATCCCTACTTTTTTGCTCTAGTATAACAAAATAATAGATAGGAAGACAGAAATTTTTGAAAATTTTATAGAAAAAAAGCACAACTCTTCAAGAAGAATTGTGCTTCGTTTATTATTTCACTGTAGGTAATAATTTATTTAATAAAATGGCTACGATAGCTGCTATTGCAATCGGTGAACCCAGTAGATATTGTACAGTTGTTGGTAAAGAATAAAGGAAATCATCTGGTAGTAACGTTAATGCTAATGTTAAAATGACAGGAACAGCAATTACATACATTTCCTTTTCACCAATTCTTTCATTTTTCATTACCTGTAAACCACTAATTGCGATAATACCACAGACGATTACAAAGATACCGCCAATTACTGCTGAAGGAATTGCAGAAATTAGAGCAGCTAATTTACCAGAGAAACCAAATAAGATAAACCAAGCACCAGCAGCAATAAATACTCGACGACTTGCTATACCTGTGATGGAAATAACACCTGCATTTGTTGAGTATCCAGTAACAGGAGTTGAACCAAGCAATGAAGCCACGAAACATCCAATTCCTTCCCCAATAACTCCTCGATTAATTTGTTTATCTGTCAATGGTTTATCGATAACATTACTCACGGCAAACCAAGTACCTGTTGTCTCTGCCATTAAGACGATATAAATAATCACCATTGTTATAATGGCTGAAAAATTAAACGTGAAGCCGAAATCTGCAAAAGGAATTTGTGGCATACTAAACCATTTAGCTTGTGATACGGCTGATAAATCTAAGACACCCATTACATTGGCTGCAATACAACCCACAATTAAAGCAATGATAACTGAGGCGATACGAAAGATTCGTCCTTTTTTATTGAAAATTGAGCCTAGCATTACACATATGATTAAGACTGTAGCTGAGATAAGCGCTAAATTGATATTTTGGTTAATCGACGCACCTGCACCATTAAAGATATTATCACTTAAACCAACAGGCATTAAAGAAAGACCAACAACAAAGATAATCGTTCCTCCAACAATTGGAGGGATAAAGGTTTTGACGATTTTATTGAAAATCCCAGTATAGCCTAAAATAATAACGAAAATGGCACCGATTAAGCTAGCTCCTAGGATAGTGTTCCAGCCAAGCTGTCCGCTGCCACTTGCTGCATAAATCCCAACGATGGCCCCAAGAGGAACGTAGGATGGACCTTGTGCAATAGGTAGCTTCATACAAAAATGAGTTTGGATAATTGTAGCAATCCCTGCTGCGATAAAGGTAGATTGAATTAATGCACTTGCTTGTCCTGACTGTAACCCAATTAACATCGCAATTAGAAAGGGAACTACATAGACATCCATAGCCATGACGTGCTGTAAACCTAGTAAGGCTGATTGACTGTATGACACTTTTTCATCAGGTAAAACAGTTAATTGTGTTTTTCTTTTTTCATTTAATTGATTATGTTGCGTTTCCACTAAGATGTCCACCTCTAAATATAAATTTATACTGTTAAATGACAGAGTCGCGAGTTATGCTCTTGTGTGAACTTTATTTCCTTGTACCCACACTTCACGGATATTTTCGGGACGTACAAGATACATGATTTTTTGGAAGATATCCTGTAAATCTTCGTTGTTTTCAAAAATAGGTAGCTTGGCAGATGGTACTTTTGTATCGATGATTTGTACATCCCATGTATAGTTCTCCTGTAGTCGACCGACTGGTAAGCTTAAGCTTTCGCCACCACCAGCAGTAGCTAAATAAAATGCTTCATTTATCGTAATACGTGAATTTGCTACGCCTCGTTTTTCGGCAGGAAGTGAAGTATCAACGCCGTCTTCTAGCATTCTAGATGACATAACAGCTTGTCTTGCATTATCAAACAAACTTGGAGAAAAACCGCCTGAAAGATCTGAACCTAACCCTATATCCACACCCATTGAATGGAAGCGAGCAATAGGAATAACACTATTTGCAAAATAAGCATTGGAGATAGGACAATGACCAATTGCAGTGCCAGTTTCAGCAAATAGCTGTGCGTCATCATTGCTTAAAAAATTACAATGTGCCATCACAGATTTATCGCCTAATAAACCAAAATCATGTAAGGCAAAGGCGTCATTTTTCTTAAATCGTTCCTTCACATAGCCATGCTCCCAATCACTTTCACTACAGTGTGATTGAATATGCGTATCATATTTAGCAGCTAATTCACCCAAGCCCTTTAAGGCATCGTCCGTACAGCTTGGAATAAAACGTGGTGTAACGACTGGATAAACACCCTGTTTTGTCGTTTTTGCTAGATCTTTCACAGCTAAAATAAACTCTTCTGTATCCTTTAATGCTGTTTTGGAATCAAAATCACGGTAGTAGTCTGGATTTTGCTCGGGATCATCCATAACAACTTTTCCAACTAAGCCTCGTTGCCCTTTTTCCGCACAAATTTTTGCTAATAGTAAGCTTGCTTCCTTATGGACAGTAGCAAAATAGAGAGAGGTAGTTGTACCATTTGCAAGTAACGTGCTAACTAAATCTTCATAGACCTCTTGTGCAAATGCTAAATCAGAAAATTTGGATTCGATAGGAAAGGTGTATGTGTTTAGCCAATCATAAAGTGGAATATCTAATGCAGTACCAGCCTGAGCCCATTGTGGGGCATGTACATGCAAATCGACAAAGCCAGGTAAGAAGTATTGACCTTCCTCTAAGGAATGGAAATTTTCTTTGCCTTGATATGTAGTAAGGAGATTTTGATAGTCGACATGATCGGGAGCGACAGTTTTTTCAATCATACCTTCTGCGTTTATAAAGAATAGATAATCTTTTAAAATGTGTACTTCACTAGAAGACTTACTTGAAAAAGCTGTCCCTTTGAAAATTTGCGTATAATTTGACATAAAAACCACCTTAATGTTCGTGTATTGATAATTACTTGGACTATTATAGGTCATTTAAACTGTTTAGTCTATAAAAAACGAATATTGAATATTATTACTATAATGACTACAGCTATTTTTTTACAGCTTTGATAGGCATTAGGGTAAAATTAGAGAACTAGTCATAATTCAATGGTATACAATCAAATGATGTAAGATTTGCTTTTAAATAGGAAAACAAGGCTTATGTGAATGTTTGTCGAATAATATTTATAGAAGAGACAGCTTAAGGAGGAGGATTTATATGTTGGTGAAAGGGCATAATTTTAAATTATCACTATTTTATTGGCTTTTGTTCATTCCGATTTTTTTAGGAATAAGTTATAAGGCATTATTTTTTGACTGGCAAATACAAAAGTATTATTTTAGTGAGCTTGAAGATTTTGCTCGTTATATCTTTGTGTTAGCAATTAGTTTTATAGAAGCATTTATCTATGTATTAATTATTCGATTCATTGTTTTTTTGTTTCAGAAACAACTTCATCTTAATAAATGAATCGTATTTGAGAATAAAATCTCAAATACGATTAATAGAGTCATTAATAATATCTATAAACGAATGAAAGGCCGCAGAGATATTTTGTTCGTTTTTTCGTGTACAAAGATAGATGGGTCTTTGAATATCAATATCTTTTATAAAGACTCTGGCTACTTGTTGCCTTTGAATAAAGCTTGAAGCAGCTATGGACGGTGCTAGCATTGTACCGTAACCAGCTGCAATGGCATGGATCGATTCATTAATGCCATCGAGTTGTAGACCTACTCTTGGTGGCGGAATTTTATGAACCTTACACAGTGCATTTAAAAATTCCTTTGTTGAGCTACCGTCTTCTCTAGAAACAAAGGGCTGCTGCATTAATTCTACTAATGTCACAGTTTGATCTGCCATTGGGTGTCCATAAGGCACGATAAACCAATAATCCAAATTAATCAAAAATTGATAATTAATATCTGGATGATGACCATCCTCTTTTACGATAAAGGCTAAATCCGCTTTATAATGAAGCAATTCTTCAATAACCTGCTGGGAGTTCGCGGTTTTTATATGGATATAAGAATTCGGAAAAGCTTGCTTATAGTTAGCTAACCATTTCGGTAATAAAAAATGGGATGGCACATGGGTAGAAGCAATTTGTAATTCCTCATTCCCCGTATTTTTTAATTGCTCTAACTTATTTTCAATATCCAATTCTAAATCAAATAACCGCTGTGCCTGTTTAAATAAAAATTCCCCATTTTGTGTTAACGTGATTCCCCTTCCCTTA
This genomic stretch from Lysinibacillus pakistanensis harbors:
- the solA gene encoding N-methyl-L-tryptophan oxidase — translated: MIYDVIIIGAGSMGMATGYYLAKAGKNVLMIDALNPPHEEGSHHGETRIIRFAYGEGASYVPFVKRAGELWRELEALSNESLFLQTGVVNVGEPSHSFIKNVKASAELYDLALEQYSADTAMKKWPGLFVPENFVACFEPTAGVLRVEACIHAYKKLAMEAGAALHTNEKVQSIQAGSIVKVQTENNIYESKQLIVTAGAWITELLQTMGIPIPVTPTRKTFAWFEADEQLYGENVFPAYCFELEDSTYYGFPSIDGVGLKLGRHDGGEAINPNDPLRPFDEQDSIDLLNFIQQFMPQHGALNYGKTCKYSMTPDEDFIIDFLPEHQNIIVAAGFSGHGFKFSSAVGEVLTELTLNGQSKQDLSLFKINRFNK
- the guaD gene encoding guanine deaminase produces the protein MSNYTQIFKGTAFSSKSSSEVHILKDYLFFINAEGMIEKTVAPDHVDYQNLLTTYQGKENFHSLEEGQYFLPGFVDLHVHAPQWAQAGTALDIPLYDWLNTYTFPIESKFSDLAFAQEVYEDLVSTLLANGTTTSLYFATVHKEASLLLAKICAEKGQRGLVGKVVMDDPEQNPDYYRDFDSKTALKDTEEFILAVKDLAKTTKQGVYPVVTPRFIPSCTDDALKGLGELAAKYDTHIQSHCSESDWEHGYVKERFKKNDAFALHDFGLLGDKSVMAHCNFLSNDDAQLFAETGTAIGHCPISNAYFANSVIPIARFHSMGVDIGLGSDLSGGFSPSLFDNARQAVMSSRMLEDGVDTSLPAEKRGVANSRITINEAFYLATAGGGESLSLPVGRLQENYTWDVQIIDTKVPSAKLPIFENNEDLQDIFQKIMYLVRPENIREVWVQGNKVHTRA
- a CDS encoding LysR family transcriptional regulator; its protein translation is MNLHALRLFTKVAELKSVSKAAQALMISQPAVTIQIRNLEKDLELTLLESKGRGITLTQNGEFLFKQAQRLFDLELDIENKLEQLKNTGNEELQIASTHVPSHFLLPKWLANYKQAFPNSYIHIKTANSQQVIEELLHYKADLAFIVKEDGHHPDINYQFLINLDYWFIVPYGHPMADQTVTLVELMQQPFVSREDGSSTKEFLNALCKVHKIPPPRVGLQLDGINESIHAIAAGYGTMLAPSIAASSFIQRQQVARVFIKDIDIQRPIYLCTRKNEQNISAAFHSFIDIINDSINRI
- a CDS encoding aldehyde dehydrogenase family protein, whose product is MTTVVREVREQFNPARPTQCIGTVELLTLNETKAVVTAAHNAFEGWKNTSSIARGEVLRLTADLLEKNIDQVAEIASCEMGKTKSEMLGEVKRGASILRYFAQEGMRAVGEVLPSANESKILYTMRVPLGVVAAITPWNFPVAIPLWKIAPALVYGNTVVWKPSIEAALTGKLIGELFQRAGLPENVLHVVQGRGSKVGQVLLEAPEVKAITFTGSNNVGQSILDTAGSTNKKIQLELGGKNAAIILADANIKQAAKLTIEGAMKQTGQRCTATSRVYIEEAIYEEVLQQLIEEAKKIEVGVTMGPVSSKGQYESILAAIEKAQLDGAELIFGGGPTQGMKEGYYIDPTIFTNVTHDMAIAREEIFGPVLAVIKVKDYEEAIRLSNDSDFGLSASIYTTNIPKAFDFINRSEVGLVQVNDETGGAEPQAPFGGMKNSSTGAREQGQAAKEFFTTFKTITIGTKVE
- a CDS encoding uracil-xanthine permease family protein, with protein sequence METQHNQLNEKRKTQLTVLPDEKVSYSQSALLGLQHVMAMDVYVVPFLIAMLIGLQSGQASALIQSTFIAAGIATIIQTHFCMKLPIAQGPSYVPLGAIVGIYAASGSGQLGWNTILGASLIGAIFVIILGYTGIFNKIVKTFIPPIVGGTIIFVVGLSLMPVGLSDNIFNGAGASINQNINLALISATVLIICVMLGSIFNKKGRIFRIASVIIALIVGCIAANVMGVLDLSAVSQAKWFSMPQIPFADFGFTFNFSAIITMVIIYIVLMAETTGTWFAVSNVIDKPLTDKQINRGVIGEGIGCFVASLLGSTPVTGYSTNAGVISITGIASRRVFIAAGAWFILFGFSGKLAALISAIPSAVIGGIFVIVCGIIAISGLQVMKNERIGEKEMYVIAVPVILTLALTLLPDDFLYSLPTTVQYLLGSPIAIAAIVAILLNKLLPTVK
- a CDS encoding hydantoinase B/oxoprolinase family protein — its product is MSTTNLETPHRVQNLDPVTFEVLKNGFVNLVDQMAEQMLRTCYSFVIYNRDFSCALCDAQGNTVMQGTQDISVHVGTLHLTAKAVLEDFADDIHPGDVFLVNDPYRGGTHFSDVRVILPVFHDEKLIALMQTNGHWADVGGSNPGSFDITAKEHYGEGLRIPPVRIYSKGQYLSDVVKIIVMNMRIPEERIGDLRSQVEAAKVGEKQLKEMIEKYGIDTVLVAFEEVQNYVERLMKAKIKALPKGQWETVDYIDMDPQVGDGLIPIHVKMTITESEIAYDLSNSHPYISCFLNAGFGSALSGTYAGTKTFFPDIPLNSGFYRVVKIYLPENSVVNAPSPVAVSGYCSGAFEKIMNACFELWSNIMPERAIACSFNLEYLLIGGYDQRQDSSEYFMWYDWMAGGHGGRIDRDGANTTSPVFGVGLSVQPCEGQERLSPVITTKHKIIIDSAGPGKYRGGCGVEKGGILTNVNQTVMSYCCDRSRSITWGIMGGLPSIAQGAILNPGKKDETFLGTIFSNIELKKGDSFTRPSAGGGGLGDPLARDINAVLEDVIDEYVSIERAKLDYGVVIHEIDRDIDAFEVDIAATLKERDYIRQNRHRWLETNPLLVEQMYNNGEINQMDVIRRYGVVMDYQTNKALPISTEQYRESMKKRSLAFW
- a CDS encoding hydantoinase/oxoprolinase family protein encodes the protein MAQSRLAIDVGGTFTDVFVFNEETGDVFVTKTSSTPSNPEQGILHGVEKAGLDGKNIKIFSHGTTVGTNALIERKLPKTALITTKGFRDVIEIRRGTKEDIWDTYKDTARPYIQRRDRFEVGERIDYEGNIIQAIDEEEVRILAKKLKRRGTQSIAVCFLNAYVNGENELKVKKILKEELPDVYVCISSEVLPEIFEHERMSTTIINAVLGPIMSKYISKLSNEMQKKGYEEEILVLHSGGGVMTSSTVPRYAARLASSGIAAGAIASKHIAKLCGFDNAIGLDMGGTSTDISLMYKGDIRITKEWSIEYGYPIGFPSIEILTIGAGGGSLAWKDEGGSLRNGPQSAGAAPGPACYGRGGTEPTNSDANLVLGRLGVDLLDGTMQLNKEAAREAVKKIASAFNQTIEEAASAIIEVANANMSDAVRLISVRRGYDPRDFALVAFGGAGPLHGAYLAKDLNIPKVIIPTHPGVAAAMGCLLVDVRHDISKTYVKKLEEVTAEELTKQFGALRKEAATLLEEEGIAESTSSLTNYIDLRYKGQWRSLAVLVADEITSLDVILEAFHQEHEREFAFSDKEQAVEIFGLRVTAIGTVPKPDFPQYVPEGSLEDAFKETRSVFFEGKYFETNVYYRDKIPVYTQFAGPAIIDQLDTTTVIPPGFTAEVDAYRNIIITVN